From Ancylobacter pratisalsi, one genomic window encodes:
- a CDS encoding response regulator transcription factor: MRILLIEDDGVLGAAVRDQIVGDAHSTDWVTRIDAARAAMAGAAYDLILLDLMLPDGRGIVFLRALRAAGNVTPVIILTALDQVSDRIEGLTAGADDYLVKPFDLDELSARIGSVARRYSGNPNPIIRHHSLDIDIARRSVRREGRPVQLTAREWALLEAFLARPGQVLSKAQLEEKLYDFDAEVESNTIEVHVSRLRKKLGADLIETERGLGYRLAAA; the protein is encoded by the coding sequence ATGCGAATCCTGCTGATAGAGGACGACGGCGTGCTGGGCGCGGCGGTGCGTGACCAGATCGTCGGCGACGCTCACTCCACCGACTGGGTCACGCGGATCGACGCGGCCCGCGCCGCCATGGCGGGCGCCGCCTACGACCTGATCCTGCTCGACCTGATGCTCCCCGACGGCCGGGGGATCGTGTTCCTGCGCGCCCTGCGCGCCGCGGGGAACGTCACGCCCGTGATCATCCTGACGGCGCTCGACCAGGTGTCGGACCGGATCGAGGGCCTGACCGCCGGGGCGGACGACTATCTGGTCAAGCCGTTCGACCTCGACGAACTGTCGGCGCGCATCGGCTCGGTCGCCCGCCGCTATTCCGGCAATCCCAACCCGATCATCCGGCATCATTCGCTCGACATCGACATCGCCCGCCGGAGCGTGCGCCGGGAGGGCCGGCCGGTGCAGCTCACGGCCCGCGAATGGGCGCTGCTGGAGGCGTTCCTCGCCCGGCCCGGCCAGGTGCTTTCCAAGGCGCAGCTGGAGGAAAAGCTGTACGACTTCGATGCCGAGGTGGAGAGCAACACGATCGAGGTTCATGTCAGCCGGCTGCGCAAGAAGCTCGGCGCCGACCTGATCGAGACCGAGCGCGGCCTCGGCTACCGGCTGGCCGCGGCATGA